One segment of Clostridium botulinum DNA contains the following:
- a CDS encoding glycosyltransferase family 39 protein: MNKLDNVFTKVMNTMLKIILSIIIIASICILFPILIDSNVGTIVFLLVIIISMLFGYKIINSNISYKQKIFSLILISIFIKILWILNADNTPNSDFKVMYECGKNFISGDLSCFKGIGYIGRFPHLTIHVLYMAAIQYLSPASNLLIMKIISLFLGTTVVLIVYLITLELFKSKEKALLSLLIASVFPPFITYTSVFCSENLAMPFYLLSIYLFLRGIESDKYKFRLFCLSSICLALGNLFRMVAIIVLIAYTLYILIYYKDRIFKKLINIVFVVVPYFLIIVLVSSILQKINITENPLWRGSEPKITNVLKGTNFNSLGMWNVEDAKLVEENINNYDELKLKCKEVIHDRFTTAPIIKVLIFYLGKLGAQWCIGDFAGSLWTQKDVPKEKIIFKIGIFGSAPFQIFYIIILIFIFLGLKKRSVMNSNSQLNLFYLIFLGYIAAYLITENQNRYGYIISWLFIILAVDGIKDGFLFKAKDE; encoded by the coding sequence ATGAATAAATTAGATAACGTATTTACTAAGGTTATGAATACAATGCTAAAAATTATATTATCAATTATAATTATAGCGAGCATTTGTATTTTATTTCCTATACTTATAGATAGCAATGTTGGGACAATAGTATTTTTATTAGTTATAATAATTTCTATGTTATTTGGATATAAAATAATAAATTCTAATATTAGCTATAAACAAAAAATATTTTCATTAATATTAATATCAATTTTTATCAAAATTTTGTGGATTTTAAATGCAGATAATACACCAAATTCTGATTTTAAAGTCATGTATGAATGTGGAAAAAATTTCATATCAGGAGATTTAAGCTGTTTTAAAGGTATAGGTTATATAGGAAGATTTCCACATTTAACTATACATGTTTTATATATGGCAGCAATACAATATTTATCTCCAGCAAGTAATTTGTTAATTATGAAGATTATAAGCTTGTTTTTAGGGACAACAGTAGTGTTAATTGTATATTTAATAACACTAGAATTGTTTAAAAGCAAAGAAAAAGCATTATTATCATTATTAATAGCAAGTGTATTTCCACCTTTTATAACTTATACTTCAGTATTTTGTAGTGAAAATTTAGCAATGCCTTTTTATTTATTAAGTATCTACTTATTTTTAAGAGGTATTGAATCTGATAAGTATAAATTTCGATTATTTTGTCTCAGTAGTATATGTTTAGCTTTGGGAAATTTATTTAGAATGGTCGCTATTATAGTTTTAATTGCATATACTCTATATATTTTAATTTATTATAAAGATAGAATATTTAAAAAGTTAATAAATATAGTCTTCGTTGTTGTTCCATATTTCTTAATCATAGTTTTAGTTAGCAGTATTCTTCAAAAGATAAATATTACAGAAAATCCATTATGGAGAGGAAGCGAACCTAAAATAACTAATGTATTAAAGGGAACTAATTTTAATAGTTTAGGTATGTGGAATGTTGAAGATGCAAAATTGGTAGAAGAAAATATAAATAACTATGATGAACTTAAACTAAAATGTAAAGAAGTAATACATGATAGATTTACGACTGCGCCTATTATTAAAGTCTTGATTTTTTATTTAGGAAAATTAGGAGCACAATGGTGTATAGGAGATTTTGCAGGATCTCTTTGGACTCAAAAAGATGTTCCAAAAGAAAAAATAATATTTAAGATAGGAATTTTTGGTTCAGCACCTTTTCAAATATTTTATATTATAATATTGATTTTTATTTTTTTAGGATTAAAGAAGAGAAGTGTTATGAATTCAAACTCACAATTAAATTTATTTTACCTAATATTTCTAGGATATATAGCTGCGTATTTAATTACTGAAAATCAAAACAGATATGGATACATAATAAGTTGGTTATTTATTATCTTAGCTGTTGATGGAATTAAAGATGGGTTTTTATTTAAGGCAAAAGATGAATAG
- a CDS encoding class I SAM-dependent methyltransferase, translated as MKIAVTTTREADESLAYKAKGISKDLNISYIKRGNFSIEKTILKDSFDYLLVVERDKIVIKGENSTLFWHPNMSELKIKSIRQGNKEAIIEATKLEEGNSILDCTLGLAGDSLVFSAVVGENGSVVGTEVNKYIAYLSKSGLDNYNNINDETINCINNITVVNESYEDYLFKQSDNSFDVVYFDPMFKEPNRKSTSINSFRAFADHRGLTKEILIQALRVCKKRVVIKERQGSNDFEKLGIKKSYGGKKNGAIIYGVIEKNI; from the coding sequence ATGAAGATTGCAGTTACTACTACAAGAGAAGCAGATGAGAGTTTAGCTTATAAAGCAAAAGGTATATCTAAAGATTTAAATATATCATATATAAAAAGAGGTAATTTTAGTATAGAAAAAACAATTTTAAAAGATAGCTTTGACTATTTATTAGTAGTTGAAAGAGATAAAATTGTTATAAAGGGAGAGAATAGTACACTATTTTGGCATCCTAATATGTCAGAACTTAAGATTAAATCAATAAGACAAGGTAATAAAGAGGCTATAATAGAAGCAACAAAACTAGAAGAAGGAAATAGTATATTAGATTGCACATTAGGTCTTGCAGGGGATTCTCTTGTCTTTTCAGCAGTTGTTGGAGAAAATGGATCTGTTGTAGGAACGGAAGTAAACAAGTACATAGCTTATTTAAGTAAAAGTGGATTAGATAATTATAATAATATTAATGATGAAACTATAAATTGCATAAATAATATAACGGTAGTGAATGAATCATATGAGGATTACCTTTTTAAGCAAAGTGATAATAGTTTTGATGTAGTATATTTTGATCCAATGTTTAAAGAACCAAATAGAAAGTCAACATCAATAAATTCCTTTAGAGCTTTTGCCGATCATAGAGGATTAACAAAAGAGATTTTAATTCAAGCCCTTAGAGTGTGTAAAAAAAGAGTCGTTATTAAAGAAAGACAAGGTTCTAATGATTTTGAAAAATTAGGGATAAAAAAGTCTTATGGAGGTAAAAAAAATGGTGCAATTATTTATGGAGTAATTGAAAAAAATATATAA
- a CDS encoding MFS transporter has translation MENKNNTKKWTIFIIIISATFMSTLDGSIVNVALPKMAEALNVTSAKIQLVVTSYLVIISAVILIFGRLGDMFGKTTIFKIGLSLFTLGSLLCGMTNSFNVLILARVVQAIGAAGTMANNQGIITEVFPQNERGKALGLIGTAVALGSLVGPGLGGFIVGTFHWKFIFLINVPIGLIALFYTFKLLPQSNKKSSEKIDVYGTLLFIFTIIPLFISLNEGVSFGFTSPIILTGFIIAAICFTAFIILERKIKAPLIQLSIFKNKLFSVSIFCGFISFVAIFCHNIILPFYLQDLMNFSPQKAGMILMAYPLILMIVAPISGSLSDKIGSEILTFIGLVVGSIGLFLMATLNQNSKVIVMVIFIGIMSAGMAVFQSPNNSLIMSTVPKDKLGIAGSINALVRNLGMASGIALSTTVLYTKMSSEVGYRITDYVPGLNHAFIYGMKWVYIIAGIICVIGAILTFYRIHNNSKDSI, from the coding sequence ATGGAAAATAAAAATAACACTAAAAAATGGACTATATTTATAATTATTATTTCAGCAACATTTATGTCAACCTTAGATGGTAGTATTGTTAATGTAGCATTGCCAAAAATGGCAGAGGCTTTAAATGTTACAAGTGCAAAGATTCAATTAGTTGTAACAAGTTATTTAGTTATAATTTCAGCTGTTATATTGATTTTTGGACGACTTGGAGATATGTTTGGAAAGACTACAATTTTTAAAATAGGTCTTTCTCTATTTACCCTTGGTTCTTTATTATGTGGAATGACAAATTCTTTTAATGTATTAATTTTAGCAAGAGTAGTGCAAGCTATTGGTGCAGCAGGAACTATGGCAAACAATCAGGGAATAATTACTGAAGTATTTCCACAAAATGAAAGAGGTAAGGCACTTGGACTTATTGGAACAGCTGTTGCATTAGGTTCACTTGTCGGACCTGGGCTTGGAGGATTTATTGTTGGAACTTTTCACTGGAAGTTTATTTTTTTAATTAATGTTCCAATAGGACTAATTGCTCTATTTTATACATTTAAACTTCTTCCGCAATCTAATAAGAAAAGTAGTGAAAAAATTGATGTGTATGGTACACTATTATTTATTTTTACAATAATTCCATTGTTTATTTCACTTAATGAGGGAGTAAGCTTTGGCTTTACTTCTCCAATAATTTTAACTGGATTTATTATTGCTGCAATATGCTTTACTGCTTTTATTATTCTAGAGAGGAAAATAAAGGCACCTTTGATTCAGTTGAGTATTTTTAAAAATAAGTTGTTTTCAGTTAGTATATTTTGTGGCTTCATAAGCTTTGTAGCAATTTTTTGCCATAATATAATTTTACCATTTTATCTTCAAGATTTAATGAACTTTTCACCACAAAAAGCAGGTATGATTCTAATGGCCTATCCATTGATTTTAATGATAGTTGCTCCAATTAGTGGAAGTTTATCAGATAAAATTGGTTCAGAGATTTTAACGTTTATTGGTCTTGTTGTAGGAAGTATTGGACTATTTCTTATGGCAACATTAAATCAAAATTCTAAAGTAATAGTAATGGTAATATTCATAGGAATTATGTCTGCTGGAATGGCTGTATTTCAGTCTCCTAATAATTCATTGATAATGTCTACTGTACCAAAAGATAAGCTTGGTATTGCAGGTAGTATTAATGCATTAGTTAGAAATTTAGGAATGGCATCTGGTATAGCATTATCAACAACAGTTTTATATACAAAAATGAGTTCAGAAGTAGGATATAGAATTACTGACTATGTTCCAGGATTGAATCATGCATTTATATATGGAATGAAGTGGGTTTATATTATAGCAGGAATTATATGTGTCATTGGTGCTATATTAACATTTTATAGAATTCATAATAATTCAAAAGATTCAATTTAA
- a CDS encoding cation:proton antiporter translates to MEEAISFESILIISVLAFITPLLINSFKKIKIPFVVGEIFIGLIFGKSFLNLVHEDIWIVFLSNLGLAYLMFLSGLEIDFNKFKSNEDGNEKENKTSKTLLICFFMLIISLIVSYIISIYFVKIGIIKNVFFSTFLLTSTAPGLLVPLLKERNLLDSDYGQTLLIFSLLCEFVCLIAITILSTIIDSGLSYKNFLFTILIVLSYFIYRIINKSMKKFSFNIENFKGLHIEVRAAFALIIILVSVSHALGAEIVMGSFLAGVIFSLVSDYNREDLKEKLDIIGYGFLIPIFFIQLGVNLDIKTIFNDIKMLEFIPFLLIAFYLVKSLASILLHFLFGTNKAISSGFILSSQLSLMIVGLQIAHSLNVVNDSVYTLFIVTTIISCFIFPILFDKIFKYDGIVIKKSSSLDKICIRERILSNSNLFDKPLKEIKFPPSCRIFMIMRGLEEILPNGETILRKGDILLLAGIKANEDEMLEMVT, encoded by the coding sequence ATGGAAGAAGCTATTAGTTTTGAGTCTATTCTTATAATTTCAGTATTAGCATTCATAACACCATTATTGATTAATTCATTTAAAAAAATAAAGATACCATTTGTGGTAGGAGAAATATTTATCGGACTTATATTCGGAAAAAGTTTCCTTAATTTAGTTCATGAAGATATTTGGATTGTATTTCTTTCTAATTTAGGTTTAGCTTACTTGATGTTTCTTAGTGGATTGGAGATCGATTTTAATAAATTTAAATCAAATGAAGACGGAAATGAAAAAGAAAATAAAACTTCAAAAACTTTATTAATATGCTTTTTTATGCTCATAATCTCATTGATTGTATCTTATATTATATCAATATACTTTGTTAAAATTGGAATAATAAAAAATGTATTTTTTTCTACTTTTCTTTTAACATCCACAGCTCCAGGGTTGTTAGTCCCTTTACTTAAGGAACGAAATTTACTTGATTCTGATTATGGTCAGACATTACTGATTTTTTCATTATTATGTGAATTTGTATGCTTAATTGCAATAACAATTTTATCTACAATAATAGATTCAGGGCTTAGTTATAAGAACTTTTTATTTACAATATTAATTGTACTTTCTTACTTTATTTATAGGATTATAAATAAATCAATGAAAAAGTTTAGCTTTAATATTGAAAATTTTAAAGGTCTTCACATAGAAGTAAGGGCTGCGTTTGCTTTAATTATTATTTTAGTTTCTGTATCTCATGCGTTAGGTGCAGAAATTGTAATGGGATCATTTTTAGCAGGGGTAATATTTTCACTTGTTTCAGATTATAATCGTGAAGATTTAAAAGAAAAGTTAGATATAATAGGTTACGGATTTTTAATACCAATATTTTTTATACAATTAGGGGTAAACTTGGATATAAAAACAATATTTAATGATATTAAAATGTTAGAATTTATACCATTTTTACTTATAGCATTTTATTTAGTTAAATCTTTAGCATCAATATTATTACATTTTTTATTTGGAACTAATAAAGCAATATCTAGTGGTTTTATACTTTCAAGTCAATTGAGTTTAATGATAGTTGGATTACAAATTGCTCATTCTTTGAATGTGGTAAATGATTCAGTATATACTCTTTTTATAGTAACTACAATAATTTCTTGTTTTATATTTCCTATTTTATTTGATAAGATTTTTAAATATGATGGAATTGTAATTAAGAAATCATCTAGTTTAGATAAAATATGTATAAGAGAAAGAATACTAAGTAATTCAAATTTGTTTGATAAACCACTTAAAGAAATTAAATTTCCACCAAGTTGTAGAATATTTATGATAATGAGAGGATTAGAAGAAATTCTTCCAAATGGAGAAACCATATTAAGAAAAGGAGATATTCTTCTTTTAGCTGGTATCAAAGCTAATGAAGATGAAATGCTAGAAATGGTTACATAG
- a CDS encoding TenA family protein produces MSFVKTLVDNSMDIWEAYLKHPFIIELQQGTLDIEKFKNYIVQDSIYLKEYARVYALGMYKSKTLKEIQNFYSILSFVNADETSTRLKYLKEWNITQEDIEVAEVKKENKEYIDFMMKIAEECEVPEILMATLPCMFSYCYIGKELIKNTLNIESTKYWDFIRDYASDSYVQSCIEWGTYAEGLCKDFDEEKKAKLMEIFRQASICEMNFWDMSYNL; encoded by the coding sequence ATGTCATTCGTGAAAACTTTAGTAGATAATTCTATGGATATATGGGAGGCATATTTAAAACATCCATTTATAATTGAATTGCAACAGGGAACATTAGATATAGAGAAGTTTAAGAACTATATAGTACAAGATAGTATATATTTAAAAGAGTATGCAAGGGTATATGCGTTGGGAATGTATAAGTCGAAAACTTTAAAAGAAATTCAAAATTTTTATAGTATTTTAAGTTTTGTAAATGCAGATGAAACTAGCACAAGACTAAAATATTTAAAGGAGTGGAATATTACACAAGAAGATATAGAAGTTGCAGAAGTAAAGAAAGAAAATAAAGAATATATAGATTTTATGATGAAAATAGCAGAAGAATGTGAAGTTCCAGAAATATTAATGGCTACTCTTCCTTGTATGTTTAGTTATTGCTATATTGGTAAGGAACTTATAAAAAACACTCTTAATATAGAATCAACTAAGTATTGGGATTTTATTCGAGATTATGCATCAGATTCATATGTTCAAAGTTGTATAGAGTGGGGAACTTATGCCGAAGGGCTATGTAAGGACTTTGATGAAGAGAAAAAAGCTAAGTTAATGGAGATTTTTAGACAAGCTAGTATTTGTGAAATGAATTTTTGGGACATGTCTTATAATCTATAA
- a CDS encoding protein adenylyltransferase SelO: protein MKNKEIIINNYLNLENNYIKLPKKLFSEQNPSEVPSTNLVVFNESLASDLGLSEEFLQSDDGINFLSGNKILEDTIPIAQAYAGHQFGHFTMLGDGRAILLGELKSQNGERFDIQLKGSGRTPYSRGGDGKATLGAMLREYIISEGMHGLGIPTTRSLAVVSTGEDVIREEILKGAVLTRIAKSHIRVGTFQFISNYGTIEELKALADYTLNRHLKKAEYEGNPYIYLLNEVIKSQAKLISKWQLVGFVHGVMNTDNVTISGETIDYGPCAFMDVYDPDTVFSSIDINGRYAYGNQPKIGVWNLARFAETLLPLLDEDLESAVEIAQNSISKYSDLYNKYWYTGMRAKLGIFNEKEEDKELIQSLLTMMKRFKADYTNTFSNLTLGNLSDIDMFASKEFKMWYEVWKERLKSQNQSSEESKMLMEKSNPTIIPRNNRVEEALVAAIKDSDYSVMQSLLDVLKNPYDYSSINEYYSIVPKSTSCTYKTYCGT from the coding sequence ATGAAGAATAAAGAAATAATTATAAATAATTATTTGAATTTAGAAAACAATTATATTAAACTTCCGAAAAAATTATTTTCAGAGCAGAATCCAAGCGAAGTACCAAGTACTAATTTAGTAGTATTTAATGAGTCGTTGGCAAGTGATTTAGGATTAAGTGAAGAGTTTTTACAAAGCGATGATGGAATAAACTTTTTATCTGGAAATAAAATTTTAGAAGATACAATTCCAATTGCACAAGCTTATGCAGGTCATCAATTTGGACATTTTACAATGCTAGGGGATGGTAGAGCTATTCTTTTAGGTGAATTAAAATCCCAAAATGGAGAGAGATTCGATATTCAACTTAAAGGGTCAGGTAGAACACCATATTCAAGAGGTGGAGATGGAAAAGCTACTTTAGGGGCAATGCTTAGAGAATACATAATAAGTGAGGGAATGCATGGATTAGGAATTCCAACAACCCGTAGTTTAGCAGTAGTTTCAACGGGAGAAGATGTAATAAGAGAAGAAATTTTGAAAGGTGCAGTCTTAACTCGGATAGCAAAAAGCCATATACGTGTTGGAACATTTCAATTTATTTCAAACTATGGAACTATTGAAGAACTGAAAGCATTAGCTGATTACACTTTAAATAGGCATTTAAAAAAGGCAGAATATGAAGGCAACCCGTATATATATTTGCTTAATGAAGTTATAAAAAGTCAAGCAAAACTTATTTCAAAATGGCAGTTAGTGGGATTTGTTCATGGAGTTATGAATACTGATAATGTGACTATTAGCGGAGAAACTATTGATTATGGTCCTTGTGCATTTATGGATGTTTATGATCCAGATACTGTATTTAGCTCTATTGATATTAATGGCAGGTATGCTTATGGAAATCAGCCTAAAATAGGAGTTTGGAATTTAGCTAGATTTGCAGAAACATTATTACCATTATTGGATGAAGATTTAGAATCGGCTGTAGAAATAGCTCAAAATTCAATATCTAAGTATAGTGATTTATATAATAAATACTGGTACACAGGAATGAGAGCAAAGCTTGGTATATTTAATGAGAAAGAAGAAGATAAAGAGTTAATACAATCACTTTTAACTATGATGAAAAGATTTAAGGCAGATTATACAAATACTTTTAGTAATTTAACATTAGGAAATTTAAGTGATATAGATATGTTTGCAAGTAAAGAATTTAAGATGTGGTATGAAGTATGGAAAGAAAGACTAAAAAGTCAAAATCAATCAAGTGAAGAATCAAAGATGCTAATGGAAAAAAGTAATCCAACAATAATACCACGTAATAATAGAGTAGAAGAGGCATTAGTTGCAGCAATTAAAGACAGTGATTATAGTGTTATGCAATCTCTTTTAGATGTTCTTAAAAATCCTTATGACTATTCAAGTATAAATGAATATTATTCTATAGTACCAAAATCAACAAGCTGTACATATAAGACTTATTGTGGTACTTAA
- a CDS encoding tRNA dihydrouridine synthase: protein MKYYLAPMEGITGYIYRNTYEKFFHNIDKYFTPFIVTNKSRSLKSKELRDVLPENNKGMSIVPQILTNDSEGFINTTRKLQQLGYNEVNLNLGCPAGTVVSKNRGSGFLAKREELDIFLEEIFKIDDMKISIKTRIGKDSPEEFYELIKIYNKYPLEELIIHPRTQKDFYGNKPNLDVFKDALSLSNNPVCYNGDIFTVADHNKFEETFPKVKTLMLGRGILANPGLMNEIKNNDFINKELLKDFHDEIFNKYIDLFNEEKNAMFRMKELWGYMIYIFSDNKKYAKKIRKAQKLSDYNEAVLSLFEEQEIIEGAGLFSSEY from the coding sequence ATGAAATATTATTTAGCCCCAATGGAAGGAATTACGGGATACATATATAGGAACACTTATGAAAAATTTTTTCATAATATTGATAAATATTTTACACCTTTTATTGTTACCAATAAAAGTAGGAGTCTTAAATCTAAAGAATTAAGAGATGTTTTGCCTGAAAACAATAAAGGAATGAGTATTGTGCCTCAAATACTTACTAATGATTCAGAGGGATTTATTAATACCACTAGAAAATTACAACAACTAGGCTATAACGAGGTTAATTTAAATCTAGGATGTCCTGCTGGTACTGTTGTTTCAAAAAATAGAGGGTCAGGATTTCTGGCTAAAAGAGAGGAACTTGATATATTTTTAGAAGAGATCTTTAAAATAGATGATATGAAAATCTCTATAAAAACTAGAATAGGAAAAGATAGTCCAGAAGAGTTTTATGAGCTAATAAAAATTTATAATAAATATCCTTTAGAAGAATTAATTATTCATCCTAGAACACAAAAAGATTTTTATGGAAATAAACCTAATTTAGATGTATTTAAAGATGCATTGTCTTTAAGCAATAATCCAGTGTGTTACAATGGTGATATTTTTACTGTTGCTGATCATAATAAATTTGAAGAAACTTTTCCAAAAGTGAAAACATTAATGCTAGGAAGAGGTATACTAGCCAATCCAGGGTTAATGAATGAGATTAAAAATAATGATTTTATAAATAAAGAATTATTAAAAGATTTTCATGATGAAATTTTTAATAAATATATAGATTTATTTAATGAAGAAAAGAATGCAATGTTTAGAATGAAAGAACTATGGGGTTATATGATTTATATATTTTCAGATAATAAAAAATATGCTAAAAAGATAAGGAAAGCACAAAAATTAAGTGATTATAATGAAGCAGTTTTAAGTTTATTTGAAGAGCAGGAAATCATAGAAGGAGCGGGTTTATTTAGTAGTGAGTACTAA
- a CDS encoding YjdF family protein: protein MLISVKLTVLFNEPFWIGVFEIQEDEYYKVSKVTFGSEPKEAEIFNFVLKNYYSLKFILQEVEDEKHIKKRQNPKRVQRAIKKELKSKGIGTKAQIAIKEQHEANKIQHKKKSKEENESDQIRKFQIKQNKKKEKHKGH from the coding sequence ATGTTAATATCAGTTAAACTAACAGTTTTATTCAATGAACCTTTTTGGATAGGAGTATTTGAAATTCAAGAAGATGAGTATTATAAAGTTAGTAAAGTAACATTTGGTTCTGAACCAAAGGAAGCAGAAATTTTTAATTTTGTATTAAAAAATTATTACAGCTTAAAATTTATACTACAAGAAGTAGAAGATGAAAAACACATAAAAAAGAGACAGAATCCAAAGAGAGTACAAAGAGCAATAAAAAAGGAATTAAAAAGCAAAGGGATAGGAACGAAAGCACAAATAGCAATAAAAGAACAACATGAAGCTAATAAGATACAACATAAGAAAAAAAGTAAAGAAGAAAATGAAAGTGATCAAATAAGGAAATTTCAAATAAAGCAAAATAAGAAGAAAGAGAAGCATAAAGGGCATTAG
- a CDS encoding energy-coupled thiamine transporter ThiT — protein MTILIYTIVALYFITCAIILKGNKPSLKEVCLIGIISAMALILRCIRVPLPTGSSIALLGVLPTMLLGIIYSPQLAIISGLITAMLSIILVPGYAPVHPLQIFVEHFPALSVLGFVGIFDCSKKHKMVLGSLIVIALNVFFHTVSGVLFFSQYAPTGMGAWTYSITYNLSSHGVEGIIAVFILTILPIKYFKKTLGGNTNVIRENFSR, from the coding sequence ATGACAATTTTAATTTACACTATAGTTGCACTGTATTTTATAACTTGTGCAATTATTTTAAAAGGAAACAAGCCTAGTTTAAAAGAAGTATGTTTGATAGGTATAATTTCTGCTATGGCATTAATACTTAGATGTATAAGGGTACCTCTTCCAACAGGTTCGTCAATAGCACTTCTTGGTGTTCTACCAACAATGCTGCTAGGGATTATCTATAGTCCACAATTAGCTATTATAAGTGGATTAATTACAGCAATGCTTTCTATTATATTAGTTCCTGGATATGCTCCAGTCCATCCACTTCAAATTTTTGTAGAACATTTTCCAGCACTATCTGTTTTAGGATTTGTAGGTATATTTGATTGTAGTAAAAAGCATAAAATGGTTTTAGGATCTTTAATTGTTATAGCATTAAATGTGTTTTTTCATACAGTTTCAGGAGTATTATTTTTTTCACAATATGCACCAACAGGTATGGGAGCTTGGACATATTCAATAACTTATAATTTATCAAGTCATGGTGTAGAAGGAATAATTGCAGTATTTATTCTTACAATATTGCCAATTAAATATTTTAAAAAAACATTGGGAGGGAATACAAATGTCATTCGTGAAAACTTTAGTAGATAA
- a CDS encoding MarR family winged helix-turn-helix transcriptional regulator — protein sequence MYNNKIFRNTQGYLDKALKKYDLSSGAYPYLMVLEKNEGISQICISKEIGNDRAMSARTINKLVESEFVYRVQDEKDSRAYKLYLTSKAKEIIPLVRIEIQKLIGLITEDLTEDEKNIAMKILKSIFEKTVYLKNGENK from the coding sequence ATGTATAATAATAAAATTTTTAGGAATACACAAGGCTATTTAGATAAAGCATTAAAAAAATATGATTTAAGTAGTGGTGCTTATCCATATTTAATGGTGCTTGAAAAAAATGAAGGTATAAGTCAGATATGTATAAGCAAGGAAATTGGAAATGATAGAGCGATGTCTGCAAGAACAATAAACAAGTTAGTTGAAAGTGAGTTTGTTTATAGAGTACAAGATGAAAAAGATAGCAGAGCCTATAAGTTATATTTAACATCTAAAGCTAAGGAAATAATACCACTAGTGCGTATTGAGATTCAGAAGTTAATAGGCTTAATAACTGAAGATTTAACAGAAGATGAAAAAAATATAGCTATGAAAATATTAAAAAGTATTTTTGAAAAAACTGTATATTTAAAGAATGGAGAAAATAAATAA